agcgctgtggaacatccagctGCCCTTTTGCGAACTTCCGACGTGCAGCAAtgggtttttttggacagcagtggcttcttccgtggtgtcctcccatgaacaccattcttgtttagtgttttatgtatcgtagactcgtcaacagatgttagcatgttccagagatttctgtaagtctttagctgacactctctAGGATTCTTAACCTTTTCTTAACCtccattgagcattctgcactgtggtcttgcagtcatctttgcaggacggccactcctagggagagtagcaacagtgctgaacttcctccatttatagacaatttgtcttaccgtggactgatgaacatcaaagcttttagagatacttttgtaacctttTCCAGATttttgcaagtcaacaattcttaatcttaggtcttctgagatctcatttgtttgaggcatggttcacttctggcaatgcttcttgtgaatagcaaactcaaattttgtgagttctttatagggcaaggcagctctaaccaacatctccaatctcgtctcagtGATtgggactccaggttagctgactcctgactccaattagcttttggagaagtcattagcctaggagttcacatacttttcaaacctacactgtgaatgtttaaatgatgtgctcaatatagacaagaaaaacacAATAATTTgtatgttattagtttaagcacactgtttgtctattgttgtgacttagatgaagatcagatcaaacgttatgaccaatttatgcagaaatccaggtaattccaaagggtgcacatactttttcttgccactatgTTTGACTAAAATAATAATTTCAaatcttgcttacatttgtatacaaccACGTGTCTCTCTGTTATGCATGCGAATACTTGAGAACAGACtctcttggagctgatttcctggtgtttttagtcattttagtatCTGTACATGAAGCCTATAGCAATACTATTCAGGCCCTGGGGGCCTCTCTGCAGTACTGctgcctttctcctctccctctggccCTTACTCTATCAAGCAATGTAATTGAATCATCCATGACATGCACACACTTGGTTTCCCAGGTTTAAATCAGTTGAAGGAAAGAATGAAAACCAGTAGAACTGTGGACCTTGAGGCCAGGATTTCAATATTACTGGCCTACTGTAGGACTATCTATAGCATGTGCTGAAGTACTGTGTTTGACTTGCAGGTGCTGGACAGAGCCACGAGGGGGTAATGTCTGACAGCGGTGGTGCTGCCAACAGCAATAGCTGGACTGTCCTCACAGCAGAGGTACGCTCTCTTCAcactttactgtgtgtgtgcacTGCAGAGTTTACAAAAGTTTGAGTTTtgaacatttgtttttcaaatgggATTAATGTGTCACCATATGGGTCAATGAAATAATGTGTGTGTCTCAGGAGACTGTTGCTGAGACACTGAGGCCtgtagaggagagaacagagcacCATGAAGATACACCCAGTCATACTGCTGCAGAGAAACCTACAGGTACACCCAGTCATACTGCTGCAGAGAAACCTACAGGTACACCCAGTCATACTGCTGCAGAGAAACCTACAGGTACACCCAGTCATACAGTGAGCACCAAAAGTATTGGaaatgttttggctctgtactccggATTTGAAATGAGGTTATTTTCATACATATTGGGTGAACTGTGTAGAAATAACAGCACTTGTTGTACATAGTACCCCTAGTATAGGGGAAAATTTCACTTctctattaaagtagtcaaacgtTTAGTATTACATAAAGCGTGTGACTCTAcatacttgttggatgcatttgctgtttgttttggttgtttcagatAATTTTTTGCCCATTAGAAATAAATGGTAAATTAATGAATTGTATAATTTTAAGTCATgtttattgtaaataaaaatataatatgtttgtaaacacttctacattaatgtggaagCTGCCAagattacggatagtcctgaatgaattgtgaataatgatgagtgagaaaataaGACGATCAaatatcacccccccccccaaaacaaaatgctaacctctcctgttattgtaatggtgagagactAGCATGTCGTGgcggtatgatataaaatgctaacctctcctgttattgtaatggtgagagattagcatgtcgtggcggtatgatataaaatgctaacctctcctgttattgtaatggtgagagattagcatgtagtggcggtatgatataaaatgctaacctctcctgttattgtaatggtgagagattagcatgtcatgggggtatgatataaaatgctaacctcctctgtatttgtaatggtgagagattagcatgtcgtGGGGGTataatataaaatgctaacctctcctgttattgtaatgagagattagcatgtcttgggggtatgatataaaatgctaacctcccttgttattgtaatggtaagaggttagcatgtcttgggggtattacataaaatgctaacctctcctgttattgtaatggtgagagattagcatgtcgtggcggtatgatataaaatgctaacctctcctgtatttgtaatggtgagagattagcatgtcgtggcggtatgatataaaatgctaacctctcctgtatttgtaatggtgagagattagcatgtcgtgggggtatgatataaaatgctaacctctcctgtCATTGTAATGAGAGATTAGCAtatcttggaggtatgatataaaatgctaaccactcctgttattgtaatggtgagcgaTTAGTATGTCTTGggagtatgatatttgtgcgtctatcTTTCTGACTCAtcgttattcacgattcattcaggactatccataatcatggtagcatccacattaatgtggaAGTGTTTTGAAGtgtttatttacaataaaagtgactacaaaatgacactacattatTAACCATTAATTTCCATTGGGCACAACATAATATGAAACACAACcagaacaaactgcaaatgcagccaacaagtttgtagagtaacAAGCTTACTGcaatcattgtgtgctaggaatatgggaccaaatactaaactttggaCTAATTTAATACACATAATATAAATTAATTTGTCCcagtacttttggtcccctaaaatgtgaggactatgtacaaaaagtggtgTAATTTCTAAATGATATGGATGACTATACCCTGAAATTAAAGTAGAGTCTGACTTTAACCTCAGTcactgtatcatttcaaatccaaagtgccggagtacagagccaaaacgacaacaaaaaaatcactgtcccaatactttcggAGCTCACTGTATTGCCACATGAGAACCTACAGGTACACAACACATATTGCAACAGTGGTgatttttagcatgtaaatcttggtggggcaaactcaattttttttgttgttgattcatgccaataaagccactaAACAACACTACACAATACATCAATTGcaatataacggtgacaaacagtgcccacaaactgttagggcctacatgaagttgtcccaacagcagagcattCTTTTcaacaccatggagtgaatccttaccactgctacacctggctatcagctgggccttgtctggcagcgacacagttcattcagcctcatttactgcctttaaaaaaacatagctgacttATTAACATGGCTGacttatttaacctctctgggcctactcaacagccagtgtaatcccgtggcgcgatattcaaataccttggaaatggtattacttcaatttctcaaacatatgactattttgcaccattttaaagacaagactctcgttaatctaaccacactgtccgatttcaaaaaggctttacaacgaaagcaaaacattagattatgtcagcagagtacccagccagaaataatcagacacccatttttcaagctagcatataatgtcacataaacccaaaccacagctaaatgcagcactaacctttgatcatcttcatcagataacaatcctaggacattatgttatacaatacatgcatgttttgttcaatcaagttcatatttatatcaaaaaacagctttttacattagcatgtgactagcatgtgactagcattcccaacgaacacttccggtgaatttactaaattactcacgataaacgttcacaaaaaacataacaattattttaagaattatagatacagaactcctttatgcactcgctatgtccaaatttaaaatagcttttcggtgaaagcacattttgcaatattctgagtagatagcccggccatcacaggctagctattttgacacccaccaagtgtggtactcaccaaactccgatttactattagaaaagtttgattacctttgctgtctttgtcagaatgcactcccaggacttctacttcaataacaaatgttggtttggttcaaaataatccatagttatatccaaatagcggcgttttgtttgtgcgttcaagacactatccgatgggtaaagaagggtgacgcgcccgacgcgtttcgtgacaaaaaaattcaaaatattccattaacgtactttgaagcatgtcaaccgctgtttaaaatcaatttttatgctatttttctcgtaaaaaagcgataatattccgaccgggagtggtggttttctttcaaagagagagaaagtaaacatggtgtcggctcgggcacgcgcctccagtctcattgtcctcagatcgaccacttacaaaatgcgctaatgtttttcagccagggcctgcaaagccaccattcagctttctggcgccttctgagagcctatgggagcattagaaaatgtcacgtcatgccagagatcccccgttttggttagagatgatcaagaaggccatgaaatggtcagagagagcgcttcctgtttggaatcttctcaggttttggcctgccaaatgagttctgttatactcacagacaccattcaaacagttttagaaactttagggtgttttctatccaaatcaaacaattatatgcatattctagttactgggcaggagtagtaaccagattaaatcgggtacgttttttatccggctgtgcaaatactgccccctatccccaacaggttaaacaaatgtggtttcctcTGACAATTAAGATGTACAAACTTGTgccataagggaacgatgagcggataagaATCAATCTGTAATtatgattaagacattaatgagcgagctaaaatggacgtagtcaatataactttgTTCAGCAATTGAAatatacagtgacagaattcagaacatgggctgttcttacagtattcctcctgtacaccaagtcagaaccgtaggatcaATAAagtgggcatataagcagacaatgaaagctcttacaatattcagtgtctacatttctccaaaacaggctataggcacaagtcagaacagtaggctatgtTATGAGGGGGAAAGTTACCAAatctattagggtgaggcacatgagcTACTaatagcttactacacaacatatttAGCTGAAGtacacatatctccctggcatattacatcatttatgcagcagcatacaagacatgttTGGACTCATCttgttgtgctcacttgaacaggaaggtggcgcagcaGTCCATCTTGTGGGCaacttttgtcatcaaagtctggcattctctggctttatggtgctttcaagacaactgggaactctaggggggggggggggaacaaggtcaaatcatgatcttcaggtcggagcgcTAGAAAGAGGCTTGAGTTCCCGACTTAGAATtcagagttggatgaccattcaaaacatattttcccaatCGGaacttgttttttttcccccagagttcccacttgtcttgaactcactcaagtctgagatttcccagttccgaaatatgccgtgttcaaaacaacgtGGCAGAtttcggaactgggaaatctgacttgagtgagtttatccttttaagcttggaaaagagacccttaaacccagacttggatcaCACACCctttccactgaatagcaggctagtgatggctttgcaacgcttgcagttagccactgattccttccaaaccactcattgttgaatttgcgattccctacttgttgtgtaatgtttgtccaatggccaatgagcaaCGATACATTtagtataatttctcttcatatgacaattaTTGAAAATGATTTGCCAGTACATTGTCGACTTGACTCATGATGACtgtttgctagctaagattttgaaagtatcatgttgacatgatcagtccaatcaaagctacggtagatagtgTATTCAGAccattgacattttccacattttgttatactacagccttattctaaaattgattacaatgattaaaaaaactatctacacacaataccccatcatgacaaagcaaaaacgttttttattttagcaaacttatgtatcacatttacataagtattaagatcctttactcagtactttgttgaagcatctttggcagtgattacagccccgagtcttcttgggtatgatgatacaagcttggcacacctgtatttggagtttctcccattgttctctgcagatccccctcaagctctgtcaggttggatgtggagtgtcgctgcacaactTTTTTtaggtgtctccagagatgttcgattgggttcaagtccgggctctggctgggccactcaaggacattcagagacttgtcctgaaaccaATCCTGCGCTGTccgggctgtgtgcttagggtcattgtcctgttggaagatgaaccttcgccccaatctgaggtcctgagcgctctggagcaggttttcatcaaggatctctctgtactttgctctgttcatctttccctcgatcctgacgagtctcccagtccctgccgctgaaaaacatccacacagcatgatgtgccaccaccatgcttcaccgtaggatggtgcaaggtttcctccagacgtgacacttggtattcaggccaaagagttcaatcttggtttcatcagaccagagaatcttgtttctcatggtctgagagtccttcaggtgccttgtGGCAAACTTCAAGCTGGCCTTTAACTGAGCAGTGGCTTCGgtgtggccactctaccataaatgccggattgttggagtgctgcagagatggttgtccttctggaaggttctcccatccccatagaggaactatggagtgctgtcaaagtgaccatagggttcttggtcacctccctgaccaggcctttctcccccgattgctcagtttggccgggcggccagttctaggaatagtcttggtgtttccaaacttcttccattttagaattatggaggccactgtgttcttgtggaccttcattGCTGCAGAATCTGCCACCACAGAAAGCGCTGAGCTAGGcaaaaacacctgcattttggagctgcgtTACTCAAGAAAtctaaaaagagaccatgtttgtatgcagcgtTATTAactcattgtttgcaaactgatatgtgaaacatattaatgccaaataacatacaaaacaggtggggctctgccctgCCGTGAATGACGGGTCGCAACTGCAATAGTATAACCTACAGGCACTAATACTGTTATACTACTTAACCTctaacatgtctgtctgtctatcagaGAGTAGGCCTGGGGAGGATGCAGTGTCTGCTGAAGAGTCTCACTCTGTGAAGCTACAGCAGGTTAGAGATCCATCTCTTATGACACCCCACCTAGGATCATATCTAGCTAGAGGAAACACTGACTGATCTTGGACACTAACAGTTGTTTCACATCCATCCCCAGGAGACCCAGGAAACACAACCAGAGAGAGATAAGGATTACACCCATGACCTTCCCTTTGACCCTGTCCCTGACTCAACCCCTGCCCTTGACTCCTCTGCTAGTGTTGCTCCTCCGAGCTCTCTGTTAGAAGTCCCCGCCCCCACAGGGCTTGACCCAGATACACACAGCCAATCCAGAAGCCTCCCTGGGAACCCAGCCCCTCCCATCTCTGACCCTGATTCGTTCTCTGACTCCTACACCCACATTAGCTCCTCCCCCGACCTTGAAGAGCCCCCTGCCTTGCTGCTCAACACTGAGCCACCGGAAGAGGTGGGGCTTGTACAGGAAGTGGAGGGGTATATACAGGATGTGCATCATCATTATGAGGAGGGGCTTgggcaggaagaggaggagtctgatCTGTCTGAGGTCGGGGCCAAGACAGGTGAGACACAAGGCATCTGTCTGGATCACCGTAACAACATTAGCTTCACTGTCACTTCGCCTTAAAATGTAGTTTGTGTGAACTGTCCCTTTAAAGCTAATGTTTAGTGGTTCTACGTCCCCTCTTTCTCCCTGGGCCAGACTCTCATCTGGAAGCAGaggtggtgggggaggaggaaggggtgtcaggggtgaggaggaggagggggtctcTCCTGGCGGCTCTGGAGCGGATcggaagggaagaggaggaggaggaggaggatgagttcCGGATTCCGCAGCAGAGGGAGCAAGAGGAGACTGGTTTCTCTCTCAACAAGTGCATCCTAGGAGCTGTCATACTGCTGGGCCTCGGAACCATCTTCTTCTCAGGTGTGTGTCTCTGCAGTTTCTGTTACCATGGGAACATACAATATTGTTACCTTTAAGTGAACGGTGTATGACctacacacacctgtatgtcaccTGTGCCTGTCTCTTCTCTATGACAGTAACACAATGTGCTTCACATAATGATGACTGATCAGACTAAAGGGATTTGTCCCCCACATCACAGCTAGTCAGTAGTGTGTTGGTTGAAGTAGTGGTCACAGATAAAGGTCTATCTGAGACTGTATTATGTCTACAGGTGTCTTCATGGACCTGGATGGTGGtaggttgtgcgtgtgtgtgtgtgtgtgtgtgtgtgtgtgtgtgtaccagaggAAAAGAGGAGTGTTATGCGATTAACACTCACATGCTTGGTTGACAGTGCTCTCCATGCTTTCCCAAGATGCACTGCTCTCTCTAGATCTACActgtatataatattactattcAATGAATGTTAGAAATTGATATTCGCTTAATgatttagtttttttcccccctgtgtAACTGAAGGGTTACTTAGCCAATTACAAATGACAAGTGCATGTTGATAAtgataatgtgtgtgtgcatgctgagGGGGCTTTGTGCAGGTGAATGTTTCCTGCCCATCCTCATGACACCGTTTGAGTGTGTTTTGATGCATTATGTTGGATCTCAATGCTTTGATGAGGAAGCTCCTGACATGCACTGATGCACTGTGTGTTGCATTCCATCCTTGTGttttgttgtcatggtgatggtgcATCCTAGTGTTTGTGTGTAGAGTGATGTGTATTGTCCCCAATGTATTATGTCATATGATGTCTGTGGTTGTCTCCATTGTCTTTATGATGCATTATACTTGTTATAACTGTGATATAATGCCTTGTAACATTCTTTGTCAGTCTTGTGATGCGTTATAACAGCTGTTGTCCTTCCAGAGGGGGACTATGATGCCAGGGAGCTGAGAGAAACAGAGGTGGTGGGAAAACAGGtcagcctctttctctctctatcttatcCCCCGCTAACTTCAaaattcaagtgtgtgtgtgtgtgtgtgtgtgtgtgtgtaatgtttgtctgtgtgttatcAAAGGAATGGCTGAATCCTGAGGTTCCTCTTCCACCACCTGTAGATGTTGACAGTACAGACCAACTGAATAAACTGGCTAAAGAAGACCCACGGATAGCTGTACTGCAAGCCCAACTCCTGGTAGGCCCCtcgctgtgctctctctctctctctctctctctctctctctctctctctctctctctctctctctctctctctctctctctctctctctctctctctctctctctctctctctcttcctctccccctctctctctttctttctgactTAAtgtacaactgtgtgtgtgtgtgtgtgctgcctatATTCTCAAAGGGTCgtctttgtttttttttaaatcaggcaCAGAAAGAGGAGCTAAAAGTAGCCCAGAAGGAGGcggaggatggagggaaggagagaaagaagagggaggaggtggagaaggagcaCGGTAGGCTGAAGAAAGAGATGACATCGCTCCCTGTCCTTCAGAAGGAGAacgagaggatgaagagagagctGGAGTCTGTTCCTGTCTTACAGAAGGATCTAGAGACACTCAGAGCCACAGTGACTGAACTaaaacacagcacaggtacttaGGAGTAGACCTGgcttcaaatactatttaaaatcaTTTACAATACTGTACTTCAGCTGGGCTTGATTGAGAATGCCTGGCACAATAACATTTTCTTAACTGCAAGCCCCGCCCACCTGGTACGCCAGGCATGCTAAAGCAATCCCTAAAAGTATTTGGAAGATTTCCAGTAGTATTTGAACCCACAGGTCtgtgtaggagagagggaggggagtagGGAatgtgaaggagggaggaagaggacaggGGGAAAGAGCTAGCTAGTGACACTAATAGCCACAGTGACTgaactagcacacacacacaacatgtacatgcacacaaacacaaacatttcTAATTCTCTTCAATTCTTTCCTTAGCCAAAGAAGCAGCTTCACCTCCAGTCTCTGCCTCTGTCCTGCCCCCCTCTGGCCAAGCTGGGGATGACAGCCAGAACACAGccggaacgatagagagagagggcaagaaacCAGGGAAGGGAGAGAAAAAAGAGTTGAAGGAAGAGAAGACGGATTGGAATAAGGGAGGGAAGAAGGGTTATAAGGTAGAAAAAGAGTGGAGAAGTGGAAAATATGACCAGGAGAAAGAAGGAAAAGAGGAGAAAGAGTGGAAGAAGAAAGAAGACAAGAAGGGAGAATGGAAGAAAGATAAATCTAGCAGAGGGAATGAGGGCAAACCATGGAAGGACAGAGGAAACAAGATGGAATGGAAGGAGAAGAGTGAGAAAAAAGACTGGAAGGTGGAGAAAGATTGGAAAAAGGAAAAACCTGAAAGATGGAGTGATAGCAAGGAGTGGAAAAAAAGCAAGGATGAGAGGAAGGGAAAAGAGgagaaaaatcaaaagaaaggaGGTTGGGTTgagtggaagggagagaagaaTGGAAAAGAGGACAAAAATCAAAGAAAAGGAGGTTATAATAAGGGCAGGGATgagtggaagggagagaaggagtggaagggagagaagaaTGGAAAAGAGGAGAAAAATCTAAGAAAAGGAGGTTGGAATAAGGGCAGGGATgagtggaagggagagaaggagtggaAGAATGACAAGGATGACTATAAGGACCTTGGCaaaggatggaaggagagaggagagagaaaggagtggaAGGAAGAGAAAGACTGGACAAAGAAAGACGGAAAGAAAGACGTCAGTAAAGAGTGGAAGAGTAAGGACAACAGGAGAGAAAATGAGTGGTCTGATGGAAATAGAAAGATGGAAGGATTGAAGGAGGAGAGAAACGGAGGAAACTGGAAAAAggacagagggaatgacaagTACGAGAAGGACCACCACTACTCTCAGGAAgggcagaaagagaggagaaagagagaaaagggccCTCCCCAAACCCACCGCCGACCCCCCCTTGAGCAACCTGACTACTGGAGTCACCAGAGAGAACGACTGCAGCACAAACCCAACCCTCAAACCCACTGCAGTTCAGTGGAGGCCTGCGCCCAGGCAGAGGGGCTGCTCCCTGTCACCATGCCGGAGTTTGAGGCCCTGCTCCTGGGTTACCTGGTCAAGGCAGAGAGGGTGGGGGTGGAGGCCTCCAAGAGGGAGGAGCTCAGTAAGCTAACCAAGGAGTTCTTCAGTGACGGAGTGTTCGTTCACGACCAGATGAGCTTCAAGGACTTTGTGGAGGATGTGGATGACATCTTAGAGGATATGGTGGAGgatgaggaggtagaggaggagatggatgacTTTGAGGAAGAGGCAATGAACAGGTTTTCAGttccagggagaggagagagggagaagtggaggaaggagagtgggagaggacGGGTGTgatggagtgagaaagagagtcaACACATGTCAGGAGGAGCGGAAAGATGGAGGTGGAGGAAAATAGATGGATGTGCTACAAGGTAGAATTTAGGaggagcaatatatatatatattacgaccaccgttcaaaagtttggggtcatttagaaatgtccttgtttttgaaagaaaagcactttttttttgtccattaaaatcaaattgatcagaaatacaatgtagacattgttagtgttgtaaattactattgtagctggaaactgctgatttttaatgaaatatctacataggcgtacagaggcccattatcagcaaccatcactcctgtgttccaatggcacgttgtgttagctaatccaagtttatcattttaaaaggctaattgatcattagaaaacattagtgtctagtttgagaaacagatgcctcacaagtcctcaactggcagcttcattaaatagtacccgcaaaacaccagtctcaacgtcaacagtgaagaggcgactccgggatgctggccttctaggcagagttgcaaagaaaaagccatatctcagactggccaataaaaagaaaagattaagatgggcaaaagaacacagacactggacaaaggaactctgcctagaaggccagcatcccggagtcgcctcttcactgttgacgttgagactggtgttttgcgggtactatttaatgaagctgccagttgaggacttgtgaggcatctgtttctcaaactagacactctaatgtacttgtcctcttgctcagttgtgcaccggggcctaccactcctctttctattctggtagagccagtttgcactgttctgtgaagggagtattacactgcgctgtacgagatcttcagattcttggcaatttctcgcattgaGAAATtcaattctcagaacaagaatagactgagtttcagaagaaagcgcTTTATCATTTTCTCTAGATATTTTTAATGTTCTTTTACATACTAACATCATTTGAGCCGGAATACAGTGAAGAGGAGTTGAGACAGCGAGAACAAGAATTGCGAGACCAGCAAGCAGCGATGGGGAGCCACGGGCAGACTAGTGGTGCCTATGCAGGTGCTGTCTAGCCATGCCGACAGAAGAGaacgtggtcccgtgtggctcagttggtagagcatggtgtttgcaacgccaaggttgtgggtttgattcccgcaggggaccagtacaggaaaaaatgtatgaaatgtatgcattcactactgtaagtcgctctggataagagcgtctgctaaatgactaaaatgtaaatgtatttctcagaacaagaatagactgatgagtttcagaagaaaggtctttatttctggccattttgagcctgtaatcgaacccacaaatgctcatGCCCCAGTTACTCAACtactctaaagaaggccagttttattgcttctttaatcagtacaacagttttcaactgtgctatcataattgcaaaagtgttttctaatgattaattagccttttaaaattgaattagctaacacaggagtgatggttgctgataatgggcctctgttcgcctttgtagatattccattaaaaatcagccgtttccatctacagcagtcatttacaacattaacaatgtctacactgtatttctaatcaat
The sequence above is drawn from the Salmo salar chromosome ssa05, Ssal_v3.1, whole genome shotgun sequence genome and encodes:
- the pbxip1b gene encoding pre-B-cell leukemia transcription factor-interacting protein 1 isoform X7, translated to MSDSGGAANSNSWTVLTAEETVAETLRPVEERTEHHEDTPSHTAAEKPTGTPSHTAAEKPTGTPSHTAAEKPTESRPGEDAVSAEESHSVKLQQETQETQPERDKDYTHDLPFDPVPDSTPALDSSASVAPPSSLLEVPAPTGLDPDTHSQSRSLPGNPAPPISDPDSFSDSYTHISSSPDLEEPPALLLNTEPPEEVGLVQEVEGYIQDVHHHYEEGLGQEEEESDLSEVGAKTVVLRPLFLPGPDSHLEAEVVGEEEGVSGVRRRRGSLLAALERIGREEEEEEEDEFRIPQQREQEETGFSLNKCILGAVILLGLGTIFFSEGDYDARELRETEVVGKQEWLNPEVPLPPPVDVDSTDQLNKLAKEDPRIAVLQAQLLAQKEELKVAQKEAEDGGKERKKREEVEKEHAKEAASPPVSASVLPPSGQAGDDSQNTAGTIEREGKKPGKGEKKELKEEKTDWNKGGKKGYKVEKEWRSGKYDQEKEGKEEKEWKKKEDKKGEWKKDKSSRGNEGKPWKDRGNKMEWKEKSEKKDWKVEKDWKKEKPERWSDSKEWKKSKDERKGKEEKNQKKGGWVEWKGEKNGKEDKNQRKGGYNKGRDEWKGEKEWKGEKNGKEEKNLRKGGWNKGRDEWKGEKEWKNDKDDYKDLGKGWKERGERKEWKEEKDWTKKDGKKDVSKEWKSKDNRRENEWSDGNRKMEGLKEERNGGNWKKDRGNDKYEKDHHYSQEGQKERRKREKGPPQTHRRPPLEQPDYWSHQRERLQHKPNPQTHCSSVEACAQAEGLLPVTMPEFEALLLGYLVKAERVGVEASKREELSKLTKEFFSDGVFVHDQMSFKDFVEDVDDILEDMVEDEEVEEEMDDFEEEAMNRFSVPGRGEREKWRKESGRGRV
- the pbxip1b gene encoding pre-B-cell leukemia transcription factor-interacting protein 1 isoform X6; the protein is MSDSGGAANSNSWTVLTAEETVAETLRPVEERTEHHEDTPSHTAAEKPTGTPSHTAAEKPTGTPSHTAAEKPTESRPGEDAVSAEESHSVKLQQETQETQPERDKDYTHDLPFDPVPDSTPALDSSASVAPPSSLLEVPAPTGLDPDTHSQSRSLPGNPAPPISDPDSFSDSYTHISSSPDLEEPPALLLNTEPPEEVGLVQEVEGYIQDVHHHYEEGLGQEEEESDLSEVGAKTVVLRPLFLPGPDSHLEAEVVGEEEGVSGVRRRRGSLLAALERIGREEEEEEEDEFRIPQQREQEETGFSLNKCILGAVILLGLGTIFFSGVFMDLDGEGDYDARELRETEVVGKQEWLNPEVPLPPPVDVDSTDQLNKLAKEDPRIAVLQAQLLAQKEELKVAQKEAEDGGKERKKREEVEKEHAKEAASPPVSASVLPPSGQAGDDSQNTAGTIEREGKKPGKGEKKELKEEKTDWNKGGKKGYKVEKEWRSGKYDQEKEGKEEKEWKKKEDKKGEWKKDKSSRGNEGKPWKDRGNKMEWKEKSEKKDWKVEKDWKKEKPERWSDSKEWKKSKDERKGKEEKNQKKGGWVEWKGEKNGKEDKNQRKGGYNKGRDEWKGEKEWKGEKNGKEEKNLRKGGWNKGRDEWKGEKEWKNDKDDYKDLGKGWKERGERKEWKEEKDWTKKDGKKDVSKEWKSKDNRRENEWSDGNRKMEGLKEERNGGNWKKDRGNDKYEKDHHYSQEGQKERRKREKGPPQTHRRPPLEQPDYWSHQRERLQHKPNPQTHCSSVEACAQAEGLLPVTMPEFEALLLGYLVKAERVGVEASKREELSKLTKEFFSDGVFVHDQMSFKDFVEDVDDILEDMVEDEEVEEEMDDFEEEAMNRFSVPGRGEREKWRKESGRGRV